The following are from one region of the Edwardsiella tarda ATCC 15947 = NBRC 105688 genome:
- a CDS encoding helix-turn-helix domain-containing protein, with the protein MVNNYTLNACGESGIEEWSNVAKQKLGFFKADMKIPKNGDMDAFNGDIQLNEFSNKVIMVKVNSSPQQISLIHHDVIHAQEKHIILLHACSGLIVTSPQRRIHVPRGESILIPAWEPYVETCLTHRNSLSFIIKLSSVCDDKSDINSWCWSGLSLHGYGDMLNSLALQLYKTTSERYSTKIVNAIISILSLQLDNSPPPKKHRNYDVDILSMQDYIRSNMKKVNFSLCEMSNYYNLTPRAIQYKLKKYNIKFYEYLNKQRSELLLNKIIRNPTSSIELLSLESGFKSLSIAVRYFKINYNMTPTQYRKKIHFSV; encoded by the coding sequence ATGGTGAATAATTATACATTAAATGCTTGTGGAGAGAGTGGTATTGAAGAGTGGTCTAATGTGGCCAAACAAAAGCTTGGCTTTTTTAAAGCCGATATGAAAATCCCCAAGAATGGAGATATGGATGCATTTAATGGAGATATTCAATTAAATGAGTTTAGTAATAAAGTAATAATGGTTAAGGTTAACTCATCACCTCAACAGATATCACTTATTCATCATGATGTTATTCATGCACAAGAAAAGCATATTATTTTACTCCATGCTTGTTCGGGATTAATTGTTACTTCACCCCAACGACGTATTCATGTACCCAGGGGAGAGAGTATACTTATCCCAGCGTGGGAGCCTTATGTTGAGACTTGTTTGACGCATAGAAATAGCTTATCGTTTATCATTAAGCTTAGTAGTGTTTGTGACGATAAAAGCGATATAAATTCATGGTGTTGGAGTGGGTTGTCATTACATGGATATGGCGACATGCTAAACTCTTTAGCTTTGCAACTTTATAAAACAACAAGTGAGCGCTATTCTACAAAAATAGTAAACGCCATAATTAGTATTTTGAGTCTACAGTTAGATAACTCCCCCCCTCCAAAAAAACATAGGAATTATGATGTTGATATATTATCAATGCAAGATTACATTCGCAGTAATATGAAAAAAGTCAATTTTTCCTTGTGTGAAATGTCTAATTATTACAATTTAACCCCTAGGGCAATTCAATACAAACTAAAAAAGTATAATATTAAGTTTTATGAGTATCTAAATAAACAAAGAAGTGAGCTTTTATTAAACAAGATAATTAGAAACCCGACATCTAGCATCGAACTACTCTCTCTGGAAAGTGGTTTTAAGTCGTTAAGTATAGCGGTTAGGTATTTTAAGATTAACTATAATATGACCCCAACACAATATAGAAAAAAAATACACTTTTCCGTATAA